A section of the Bradyrhizobium oligotrophicum S58 genome encodes:
- a CDS encoding cell wall hydrolase: MLVLRPGPKGARFASFGLGLCVFALMPTETGYQDIASLLARQPGVAERWQKRVSAAAATVQLATYSFGRPIGTSAPQGVNVRLASLDARDIDVTGSTTPRNPALQVPPRYQASDFPKVDRTLKGDRLVVRPATAPAQPTESAAPVEPAPTESAPATPTQPDSNSSVFGAKSSEVQTPAQRAALDPELQEALSAPPLVQYGASKPEVQPSGELKPAPDLAAADVPVSYDGLNIKTSNLYFGAASLGGVTGTMETWQPGEAPLIVMPDPDLKPMAALPQPADDVAKSGDGGESIAPKGEVNTDNQRDRTPAERLGLADEKARFKSEKCLAEAIYFESRGEAVRGQMAVAQVVLNRAFSGYYPTTVCGVVYQNKYRHFACQFTFACDNTADVVREPEMWDRARKIAKAMLDGLIWLPEVGKSTHYHAYWVRPSWVAEMKRMYKFGVHTFYRPKRWGDGSDAPSWGTPQQTAAISAELTEAAKSEAEINPNWTRR, translated from the coding sequence ATGTTAGTTCTGCGTCCCGGTCCGAAGGGCGCGCGATTTGCGTCCTTCGGACTCGGTCTCTGCGTCTTCGCCCTGATGCCGACAGAGACCGGGTATCAAGACATCGCTTCACTGCTCGCCCGCCAGCCGGGCGTCGCCGAGCGCTGGCAGAAGCGTGTGTCCGCGGCCGCTGCGACCGTTCAGCTCGCCACCTACAGCTTCGGCCGTCCGATCGGAACCTCTGCGCCGCAAGGGGTGAACGTCCGTCTCGCCAGTCTCGACGCGCGCGACATCGACGTCACCGGCAGCACGACGCCGCGCAATCCGGCGCTGCAGGTTCCGCCGCGCTACCAGGCCTCCGATTTTCCCAAGGTGGATCGCACCCTGAAAGGCGATCGCCTCGTCGTGCGTCCGGCCACGGCGCCGGCACAGCCGACCGAGTCGGCCGCGCCCGTCGAGCCTGCGCCGACGGAGTCCGCCCCGGCAACGCCGACTCAGCCTGATTCGAATTCGTCCGTGTTCGGCGCCAAGAGCTCGGAAGTGCAGACGCCGGCGCAGCGCGCTGCACTCGATCCCGAATTGCAGGAAGCGTTGAGTGCGCCGCCGCTCGTCCAGTATGGGGCGTCGAAGCCGGAGGTCCAGCCGTCAGGCGAGCTCAAGCCCGCGCCCGATTTGGCGGCCGCGGACGTCCCGGTCAGCTATGACGGCCTCAACATCAAGACGTCGAATCTGTATTTCGGCGCAGCGTCGCTGGGTGGCGTCACCGGCACGATGGAAACCTGGCAGCCGGGCGAAGCGCCGCTGATCGTCATGCCTGATCCGGATCTCAAGCCGATGGCGGCGTTGCCGCAGCCGGCGGACGATGTGGCGAAGTCCGGTGACGGCGGCGAGAGCATCGCCCCCAAGGGCGAGGTCAACACCGACAATCAGCGTGACAGGACGCCGGCCGAACGGCTGGGCCTCGCGGACGAGAAGGCGCGCTTCAAGTCGGAGAAGTGCCTTGCGGAAGCGATCTACTTCGAATCGCGCGGCGAGGCCGTACGCGGCCAGATGGCGGTGGCGCAGGTCGTGCTGAACCGCGCATTCTCCGGCTATTATCCGACCACGGTGTGCGGCGTCGTCTATCAGAACAAATACCGCCACTTCGCCTGCCAGTTCACCTTCGCCTGCGACAACACTGCGGACGTGGTTCGCGAGCCGGAGATGTGGGACCGCGCCAGGAAGATCGCGAAGGCCATGCTGGACGGCCTGATCTGGCTGCCCGAGGTGGGCAAGTCGACCCACTATCACGCCTATTGGGTGCGGCCGTCCTGGGTCGCCGAAATGAAACGGATGTACAAGTTCGGCGTCCACACCTTCTATCGCCCGAAGCGGTGGGGCGACGGCAGCGATGCGCCGAGCTGGGGCACGCCGCAGCAGACGGCGGCCATTTCGGCCGAGCTCACCGAGGCGGCCAAGAGCGAAGCCGAGATCAATCCGAACTGGACGCGGCGCTAA
- the ppdK gene encoding pyruvate, phosphate dikinase — protein sequence MAKAVAKSKKVTAKSKPSKQGKAKAAALAPPRKALKTAAAKPVAKAPAKSAPKSAPKSPVKTAPKKQAKANVKASVKAVAKSAAKAAKAPAAKSAASAIKPNKWVYTFGDGKAEGKAGLRDLLGGKGANLAEMANLGLPVPPGFTIPTSVCTYFYANDKTYPKELQTQVDKALDYIGKLTGKKFGDAENPLLVSVRSGARASMPGMMDTVLNLGLNDETVEALASLSGDRRFAFDSYRRFITMYSDVVLGFEHHHFEDILDSFKDTQGYQLDTDLSSEDWEMLVGKYKDAVAHETGKDFPQDPHDQLWGAIGAVFSSWMNARAMTYRKLHDIPESWGTAVNVQAMVFGNMGETSATGVAFTRNPSTGESKLYGEFLINAQGEDVVAGIRTPQDITEDARQESGSDKASMEVAMPDAFHELTRIYTLLEKHYRDMQDMEFTVERGKLWMLQTRSGKRTAKAALRIAVELANEGLISENDAVLRVDPASLDQLLHPTIDPAAQRDVVATGLPASPGAASGEIVFSSDEATKLQADGRKVILVRIETSPEDIHGMHAAEGILTTRGGMTSHAAVVARGMGKPCVSGCGTIRVDYGRGTMSIGGRTFKTGDVITIDGSVGQVLAGRMPMIEPELSGEFGTLMGWADAVRETGVRVNADTPEDARTAIKFGAEGIGLCRTEHMFFEETRIRTVREMILSEEEQERRAALAKLLPMQRADFVELFEIMKGLPVTIRLLDPPLHEFLPHTQAEVEEVARAMNTDPRRLADRARELSEFNPMLGFRGCRLAIAYPEIAEMQARAIFEAAVEAEKRTGEAVGLEVMVPLIATKAEFDLVKARIDAMAQAVIRETGAKLEYQVGTMIELPRAVLMAGQIAEAAEFFSFGTNDLTQTTYGISRDDAGSFLGAYVAKGILAIDPFISIDREGVGELVKIGVERGRATRPNLKVGICGEHGGDPASVAFCHQVGMNYVSCSPYRVPIARLAAAQAALGKEIASQA from the coding sequence ATGGCCAAAGCGGTAGCGAAGTCTAAGAAAGTTACAGCGAAATCAAAGCCTTCCAAGCAGGGCAAGGCCAAGGCCGCAGCGCTCGCTCCGCCGCGCAAGGCGCTGAAGACGGCTGCGGCGAAGCCTGTTGCAAAGGCCCCGGCCAAATCCGCACCCAAATCGGCGCCGAAATCGCCGGTGAAAACCGCTCCGAAGAAGCAGGCCAAGGCAAACGTCAAGGCAAGCGTCAAGGCCGTCGCCAAATCGGCCGCGAAGGCTGCGAAAGCTCCGGCCGCGAAGAGCGCAGCATCCGCGATCAAGCCGAACAAGTGGGTCTACACCTTCGGTGACGGCAAGGCCGAAGGTAAAGCGGGCTTGCGCGACCTGCTCGGCGGCAAGGGCGCCAATCTGGCCGAGATGGCCAATCTCGGCCTGCCGGTGCCTCCGGGCTTCACCATCCCGACGTCGGTCTGCACCTACTTCTACGCCAACGACAAGACCTATCCGAAGGAGCTGCAGACCCAGGTCGACAAGGCGCTCGACTACATCGGCAAGCTCACCGGCAAGAAGTTCGGCGATGCCGAAAACCCGCTGCTGGTCTCGGTCCGCTCCGGCGCCCGCGCCTCGATGCCGGGGATGATGGACACCGTGCTCAACCTCGGCCTGAACGACGAAACGGTCGAGGCGCTGGCTTCGCTGTCCGGCGACCGCCGCTTCGCGTTCGACAGCTATCGCCGCTTCATCACGATGTATTCGGATGTCGTGCTCGGCTTCGAGCACCATCATTTCGAGGACATCCTCGACAGCTTCAAGGATACCCAGGGCTATCAGCTCGACACCGATCTCTCGTCCGAGGATTGGGAGATGCTGGTCGGCAAGTACAAGGACGCGGTCGCGCACGAGACCGGCAAGGATTTTCCGCAGGACCCGCATGACCAGCTGTGGGGCGCGATCGGCGCTGTTTTCTCATCCTGGATGAACGCGCGCGCGATGACCTATCGCAAGCTGCACGACATTCCGGAATCCTGGGGCACGGCGGTCAACGTCCAGGCCATGGTGTTCGGCAACATGGGCGAGACCTCGGCCACCGGCGTTGCCTTCACCCGCAATCCCTCGACCGGCGAGAGCAAGCTGTACGGCGAGTTCCTGATCAATGCGCAGGGCGAGGACGTCGTCGCCGGCATCCGCACCCCGCAGGACATCACCGAGGACGCGCGCCAGGAGTCCGGTTCGGACAAGGCTTCGATGGAAGTCGCGATGCCCGACGCCTTCCACGAGCTGACGCGGATCTACACGCTGCTCGAGAAGCACTACCGCGACATGCAGGACATGGAGTTCACGGTCGAGCGCGGCAAGCTGTGGATGCTGCAGACCCGCAGCGGCAAGCGCACCGCCAAGGCGGCGCTGCGCATCGCGGTCGAGCTCGCCAATGAAGGCCTGATCTCGGAGAACGACGCCGTGCTGCGCGTCGATCCGGCCTCGCTCGATCAGCTGCTGCATCCGACCATCGATCCCGCCGCGCAGCGCGACGTGGTCGCGACTGGCCTGCCGGCCTCGCCGGGCGCTGCATCCGGTGAGATCGTGTTCTCCTCGGATGAGGCCACCAAGCTGCAGGCCGATGGCCGCAAGGTCATCCTGGTCCGCATCGAGACCTCGCCCGAGGACATCCACGGCATGCACGCCGCCGAGGGCATTCTGACCACGCGCGGCGGCATGACCTCGCATGCGGCGGTGGTCGCGCGCGGCATGGGCAAGCCCTGCGTCTCCGGCTGCGGCACCATCCGCGTCGACTACGGACGCGGCACGATGAGCATCGGCGGCCGCACCTTCAAGACCGGCGACGTCATCACCATCGACGGCTCGGTCGGCCAGGTGCTGGCAGGCCGCATGCCGATGATCGAGCCGGAGCTGTCCGGCGAGTTCGGCACCCTGATGGGCTGGGCGGACGCGGTGCGCGAGACCGGCGTGCGCGTCAATGCTGACACGCCCGAGGATGCGCGCACCGCGATCAAGTTCGGCGCCGAGGGCATCGGCCTGTGCCGCACCGAGCACATGTTCTTCGAGGAGACGCGCATCCGCACGGTGCGCGAGATGATCCTGTCCGAAGAAGAGCAGGAGCGCCGCGCGGCGCTGGCAAAGCTGCTGCCGATGCAGCGCGCCGACTTCGTCGAGCTGTTCGAGATCATGAAGGGGCTTCCGGTCACGATCCGTCTGCTCGATCCGCCGCTGCACGAGTTCCTGCCGCACACCCAGGCTGAGGTGGAAGAAGTCGCGCGGGCGATGAACACCGATCCGCGCCGGCTTGCCGACCGCGCCCGCGAGCTGTCGGAGTTCAACCCGATGCTCGGCTTCCGCGGCTGCCGTCTGGCGATTGCCTATCCGGAGATCGCCGAGATGCAGGCGCGCGCGATCTTCGAGGCCGCGGTCGAGGCCGAGAAGCGCACTGGCGAGGCCGTCGGCCTCGAGGTCATGGTGCCGCTGATCGCGACCAAGGCCGAGTTCGATCTGGTCAAGGCGCGCATCGATGCGATGGCACAGGCTGTCATCCGCGAGACCGGCGCCAAGCTGGAGTACCAGGTCGGGACCATGATCGAGCTGCCGCGCGCGGTGCTGATGGCCGGCCAGATCGCGGAAGCCGCCGAGTTCTTCTCGTTCGGCACCAACGATCTCACGCAGACCACCTACGGCATCAGCCGCGACGACGCCGGCAGCTTCCTCGGCGCCTATGTCGCCAAGGGCATCCTTGCGATCGATCCGTTCATCTCGATCGACCGCGAGGGCGTCGGCGAGCTCGTGAAGATCGGCGTCGAGCGCGGCCGCGCCACGCGGCCCAACCTCAAGGTCGGCATCTGCGGCGAGCATGGCGGCGATCCCGCCTCGGTCGCGTTCTGCCATCAGGTCGGCATGAACTACGTCTCGTGCTCGCCCTACCGCGTGCCGATCGCCCGCCTCGCGGCAGCGCAAGCCGCGCTCGGCAAGGAGATCGCCAGCCAAGCTTGA